A window from Scleropages formosus chromosome 17, fSclFor1.1, whole genome shotgun sequence encodes these proteins:
- the psat1 gene encoding phosphoserine aminotransferase, whose product MEKKRTINFGAGPAKLPQSVLFEAQRELLDYNGIGISVLEMSHRSLDFAKIINTTENLLRELLNIPENYKVMFLHGGGTAQFSAVPLNLIGLKEDRCADYLVTGTWSAKAAKEAEKYGKVNVIHPKLGSYTKIPDPGSWTPNPSASYVYYCCNETVHGVEFDFVPDAGGVVLVSDMSSNFLSRPVDVSQFGLIFAGAQKNVGCAGVTVVVVREDLLGKARKECPIVLDYEVQAGNGSLYNTPPCFSIYIMSLVLEWIKNNGGTAAMERLNKQKSNMIYDIINGSGGFYVCPVDMSCRSRMNIPFRIGGKEGDEALEKKFLDGASKLGMISLKGHRSVGGIRVSLYNAVTMEDVGVLAAYMKEFLQEHQ is encoded by the exons ATGGAAAAGAAACGGACGATCAATTTTGGCGCAGGACCTGCAAAACTTCCGCAGTCC GTTCTTTTTGAGGCACAAAGGGAGCTGTTGGACTACAACGGCATCGGCATTAGCGTTCTGG AAATGAGCCACCGGTCGTTGGATTTTGCAAAAATTATCAACACGACGGAAAACCTTCTGCGCGAACTTCT GAACATTCCGGAGAACTACAAGGTGATGTTCCTGCACGGTGGTGGCACGGCGCAGTTCAGTGCCGTGCCCCTCAACCTGATAGGTCTGAAGGAGGACCGGTGTGCGGACTACCTGGTCACGGGCACCTGGTCCGCCAAGGCAGCGAAGGAAGCGGAGAAATACGGCAAGGTGAACGTTATACACCCCAAACTGGGCAGTTACACAA AGATTCCCGACCCCGGCAGCTGGACCCCGAACCCCTCGGCTTCCTACGTCTATTACTGCTGCAACGAGACGGTGCACGGCGTGGAGTTCGACTTCGTACCCGACGCCGGGGGCGTCGTCCTCGTCAGCGACATGTCATCCAACTTCCTGTCAAGACCCGTCGATGTGTCGCAG TTCGGGCTGATCTTCGCTGGGGCGCAGAAGAACGTGGGCTGCGCGGGGGTGACTGTGGTCGTCGTGCGGGAAGACCTGCTGGGCAAGGCACGGAAGGAGTGTCCCATCGTTCTGGACTACGAAGTTCAGGCAGGGAACGGCTCTCTGTACAACACCCCTCCCTGCTTCAG CATCTACATCATGAGTCTGGTTTTGGAGTGGATCAAGAACAACGGTGGCACCGCGGCCATGGAGAGACTCAACAAGCAGAAGTCGAACATGATTTACGACATCATTAATGGGTCCGGCGGTTTCTACGT GTGCCCTGTGGATATGAGCTGCAGGAGCCGCATGAACATCCCATTTCGTATtggagggaaggaaggggatgAAGCCCTGGAGAAGAAGTTCTTGGATGGAGCTTCAAAGTTGGGAATGATCTCCCTGAAAGGGCACCG GTCCGTGGGGGGTATCAGAGTATCGCTGTACAACGCTGTAACCATGGAGGACGTGGGCGTGCTGGCAGCCTATATGAAGGAGTTCCTGCAGGAGCACCAGTAG